The following proteins are co-located in the Lacticaseibacillus paracasei subsp. paracasei genome:
- the thiD gene encoding bifunctional hydroxymethylpyrimidine kinase/phosphomethylpyrimidine kinase: MTVNRTPQVVTIAGSDSGGGAGLQADLKTFQARHVFGMSIVVALTAQNTYGVQASLPIPVGFIDAQFQSLAADFDIRAAKTGMLADREHVEAVVRNLQQVDFGPLIVDPVMVAKGGATLLASEAVVTIKEQLLPLADVVTPNLPEAEILVSKKIVTNADMVQAARTIQTLGVKHVIIKGGHRQNHKAEDLILLADGTCYWLSAPRIATANTHGTGDTFSACIAAELAKGQPLKAAIMTAKAFLQGAISQGISVGHGHGPTNHWAKLSEKVSLRQG, encoded by the coding sequence ATGACCGTTAATCGCACACCGCAAGTCGTCACCATCGCTGGTTCCGATTCCGGTGGCGGGGCAGGGTTGCAAGCGGACTTGAAAACTTTTCAGGCCCGACACGTCTTTGGGATGAGTATTGTGGTAGCACTGACGGCGCAGAATACGTATGGGGTCCAGGCCAGTCTGCCGATTCCGGTGGGCTTCATTGACGCCCAGTTTCAATCGTTAGCTGCCGATTTTGACATTCGCGCAGCCAAAACGGGGATGTTAGCGGATCGTGAGCATGTCGAAGCCGTTGTCCGCAATTTGCAACAGGTTGATTTTGGCCCGCTGATTGTCGATCCAGTGATGGTAGCCAAGGGCGGCGCGACGTTACTTGCCTCGGAAGCTGTCGTCACCATCAAAGAACAGCTGCTCCCGTTGGCGGATGTGGTGACGCCAAATCTACCCGAAGCAGAAATTCTCGTGAGTAAAAAAATTGTGACCAATGCGGATATGGTTCAGGCGGCGCGTACGATTCAAACACTTGGCGTCAAGCATGTCATTATTAAAGGGGGCCATCGTCAGAATCACAAGGCCGAGGATCTGATTCTATTGGCCGACGGGACGTGTTATTGGCTCAGTGCACCACGAATTGCCACTGCGAACACGCATGGAACCGGTGATACTTTCTCAGCATGTATCGCTGCAGAGTTAGCAAAAGGGCAGCCATTGAAAGCAGCTATCATGACAGCCAAAGCCTTTCTGCAAGGCGCCATCAGCCAAGGCATTTCAGTTGGCCATGGTCATGGCCCGACAAATCACTGGGCAAAGTTGAGTGAAAAAGTGAGTTTGCGTCAAGGTTAA
- a CDS encoding APC family permease — protein MQEEELTPRRYMSWPVLSLLVFITVIGFENIFYPFQNQGLSVVVNWVILLVIYIVPYALISAQLGTTFTRADEGGGLATWMRRTLGDTWGYWTSWIYWAQTLPYLVDVSNAVIVALSWMILGDNSLGKRMSNLTFGLLTFAIILLFIVLENLFSRSLEVMSLIGGAAMFLMAVLFVVLTAAGLAKGMHSATNFSWAAFKPHFSLHYFATTGLLIFATSGAELGATYVAQLRNPKKEFPKAMWALALMTGFLVIFGSLALGVWFNANHLPDDLKMNGAYYAFSMLGQAWGWGKVLMYLFAITQLLFMLAQLAVLIDASSRVLSADTAMRFMPKWLLQKNKQGRPIHSYIFTASLCLFLLLLSGTLPNINAIFNWLLNLNGIVSPYKTALVFVAFLALRAQADKFTSGYTFIKSKAGAYLVGGWCFVFTFICATLGFLPQEVVFGTNGWTHQLVMNIISVMVLFGFGFIMPLLARRDVKKERLM, from the coding sequence GTGCAAGAAGAAGAACTGACGCCCCGGCGGTATATGAGCTGGCCAGTCTTAAGCTTACTTGTTTTTATTACGGTCATTGGTTTTGAAAATATTTTTTATCCTTTTCAGAACCAAGGGCTTTCCGTTGTTGTTAACTGGGTCATCCTGTTGGTGATTTATATCGTGCCGTACGCCTTGATTTCGGCACAATTAGGGACGACTTTTACCCGGGCTGATGAAGGCGGTGGCTTGGCGACTTGGATGCGCCGCACGCTAGGGGACACTTGGGGATACTGGACAAGCTGGATTTATTGGGCTCAGACCCTGCCATATTTAGTCGATGTTTCCAACGCTGTCATCGTGGCGCTTTCCTGGATGATTCTGGGTGATAACAGTTTGGGTAAACGAATGTCGAATCTGACCTTTGGCCTGCTGACTTTTGCTATTATTCTTTTATTTATTGTGTTAGAGAACCTGTTCTCCCGATCACTTGAAGTCATGTCGCTAATTGGCGGTGCGGCGATGTTTTTGATGGCGGTTTTATTCGTTGTCTTGACGGCGGCCGGTTTGGCCAAAGGCATGCATTCGGCAACAAACTTTAGTTGGGCCGCGTTCAAGCCACATTTTTCGCTGCATTACTTTGCCACGACCGGACTCTTGATTTTTGCGACATCAGGGGCGGAACTTGGCGCCACTTATGTTGCTCAGTTGCGCAACCCGAAAAAAGAGTTTCCTAAAGCCATGTGGGCTCTGGCGCTCATGACCGGTTTTTTGGTGATTTTTGGATCGCTGGCATTAGGCGTTTGGTTCAATGCCAACCATCTGCCAGATGATCTCAAAATGAATGGCGCTTATTATGCCTTTTCCATGCTTGGTCAGGCGTGGGGATGGGGCAAAGTGCTGATGTATTTGTTTGCCATCACGCAATTACTCTTCATGCTCGCCCAGCTAGCGGTGTTGATTGATGCTTCCAGCCGGGTATTGTCAGCCGACACCGCCATGCGGTTCATGCCTAAATGGTTGTTGCAGAAAAACAAGCAAGGTCGGCCAATCCATAGTTATATTTTTACCGCCTCACTTTGCCTGTTCTTGCTGTTGCTGTCAGGGACGCTGCCGAATATTAATGCCATCTTCAACTGGTTACTGAATTTGAATGGTATTGTATCGCCATACAAAACGGCGCTTGTCTTTGTGGCTTTCTTGGCGTTGCGGGCGCAAGCAGACAAGTTCACTTCCGGCTATACCTTCATCAAAAGTAAGGCCGGTGCTTATCTAGTTGGCGGTTGGTGTTTTGTCTTCACCTTTATCTGTGCGACGCTTGGTTTCTTACCACAGGAAGTTGTTTTCGGAACCAATGGCTGGACCCATCAACTGGTGATGAATATCATCTCCGTGATGGTACTCTTCGGTTTTGGCTTCATCATGCCGCTGTTAGCAAGGCGTGATGTTAAAAAAGAACGGCTCATGTAA
- the rbsR gene encoding ribose utilization transcriptional repressor RbsR, producing the protein MKKKISITDVAKETGLSVTTVSQILNGKGERFSEKSRKRVLAAKKALGYEPDFFARGLVGKRGNSIGVVIPDIMNPFFASFVVSVEKAAIPQGLFPQIFSINGFHENVDYFIRQFLGGTQRGLILAAPEASQEIVQKVEDQLHLPMVFMDQATTLTSGDSIRIDDFHAGFLVADHLIKRGHRRIALVLPEPLTFNLRDRLAGYQHAFDLHNVALDPQLISRATFDPEGGRQAVDQIVKTDATAIIAINDDVASGVYRGLYEHHKRIPEDYAVVGFDDVSQARFMTPGLTTIAQPIDELGQRAIDMLLAQMAGDHQDRNVIELPVKLIERGSTKRI; encoded by the coding sequence ATGAAAAAGAAGATTTCGATTACTGATGTGGCAAAGGAAACTGGTTTGTCAGTCACAACCGTTTCACAAATCTTAAATGGTAAAGGGGAACGGTTTAGCGAAAAATCGCGAAAACGGGTGCTTGCTGCCAAGAAGGCGTTGGGTTATGAACCGGATTTCTTTGCCCGTGGGCTGGTTGGTAAGCGTGGCAACTCAATTGGGGTTGTGATACCTGATATCATGAATCCCTTCTTCGCGAGTTTTGTGGTCAGTGTCGAAAAGGCAGCCATTCCACAGGGACTCTTTCCACAAATCTTTTCAATTAATGGTTTCCATGAGAATGTTGATTATTTTATTCGTCAGTTTTTAGGCGGTACTCAGCGTGGTTTGATTTTGGCGGCGCCAGAAGCGTCACAGGAGATCGTTCAAAAAGTGGAAGATCAGCTCCATCTGCCAATGGTCTTTATGGATCAGGCTACCACGCTGACATCTGGCGACAGCATTCGTATTGATGATTTTCATGCAGGTTTTCTTGTCGCTGACCATCTCATTAAACGTGGTCACCGCCGGATTGCGCTAGTATTGCCAGAGCCGCTGACCTTTAATCTGCGGGATCGTCTCGCTGGTTATCAACATGCGTTCGATTTACATAATGTTGCACTTGATCCGCAGTTAATCTCCCGCGCAACATTTGATCCGGAAGGCGGGCGCCAGGCTGTCGACCAGATAGTCAAAACTGATGCTACTGCTATTATTGCGATCAATGATGATGTCGCAAGCGGTGTTTACCGCGGGTTGTATGAGCATCATAAGCGGATTCCAGAGGACTACGCGGTAGTTGGCTTCGATGATGTCTCACAGGCGCGATTCATGACCCCCGGGTTAACCACGATTGCGCAACCAATTGACGAACTTGGCCAACGCGCGATCGACATGTTGCTGGCCCAGATGGCTGGTGACCATCAAGATCGCAACGTGATTGAACTGCCAGTGAAGTTGATTGAGCGCGGATCGACAAAACGGATTTAA
- the rbsD gene encoding D-ribose pyranase, producing the protein MKKGTVINTQLSQVIADMGHFDLLGIGDAGMPVPEDTWKIDLAVSKNLPSFIDVLKNVLSELQVQKVYLAEEIKTENPEQLKQIQQLIDVPIAFIPHDQMKQDLSKTKAFVRTGEMTPYSNILLESGVVF; encoded by the coding sequence TTGAAAAAAGGAACGGTTATTAACACGCAACTGTCACAAGTCATTGCCGATATGGGGCACTTTGATCTACTGGGAATCGGGGATGCCGGGATGCCGGTGCCAGAAGATACCTGGAAAATTGATCTAGCTGTTTCAAAAAATCTGCCGAGTTTTATTGATGTTCTGAAGAATGTTTTATCAGAATTGCAAGTCCAAAAGGTTTATCTGGCAGAAGAAATCAAAACTGAAAATCCGGAACAACTCAAGCAAATACAGCAACTCATCGATGTGCCAATCGCCTTTATACCACATGATCAAATGAAACAAGACCTCAGCAAAACCAAAGCCTTCGTCCGCACTGGCGAAATGACACCTTATTCGAATATTTTATTGGAAAGCGGCGTTGTTTTTTAG
- a CDS encoding sugar ABC transporter ATP-binding protein, with protein MKIEMKKITKSFGANRVLEGVDFTVESGEVHALMGENGAGKSTLMNILTGLYQANSGEILVDGQPTTYSGPMEAEQHGISFIHQEMNNFLEISVVDNMFLNKELRTKFGLMDNKAMREQAAHYLSLLGAKLDVEQPIGNLSVGRQQMVEIAKSLMTDAKIIIMDEPTAALTETEIDQLFGVVRRLKEKGVGFIYISHRMEEIFEIADKVTVMRDGLSITEYATKDVTMKQLVKDMVGREIDDFYPDRTPDHGPVAMEVKGLTENGVFKDVSFTVHQGEILGFSGLMGAGRTEIMRAIFGIDKYQSGEILLDGKPVKIRDPQDAIRHNIGFLTENRKDEGLILEDSLHDNIVLPSIDGFVKHGLVDDKATDEFVRMLMKRLTVKAMGPDVSAGSLSGGNQQKVVLAKWIGSGSKVLILDEPTRGVDVGAKREIYDLMNELTDRHVAIIMISSDLPEVLGMSDRIAVVYEGKITGILDGKTATQESIMTLATGGVEEHAGAI; from the coding sequence ATGAAGATCGAAATGAAGAAGATCACCAAGAGTTTTGGCGCCAATCGGGTCCTTGAAGGCGTTGATTTCACCGTTGAGTCAGGTGAAGTTCATGCGTTGATGGGCGAAAATGGGGCCGGAAAATCGACCTTGATGAATATTCTGACTGGTTTGTATCAAGCAAACAGTGGCGAGATTCTGGTGGATGGTCAGCCAACCACGTATTCAGGGCCGATGGAAGCCGAACAGCATGGCATCAGTTTTATTCATCAGGAAATGAATAATTTTCTAGAGATCTCCGTGGTCGACAACATGTTTTTGAATAAGGAACTGCGCACCAAGTTTGGCTTAATGGACAATAAGGCAATGCGCGAACAGGCGGCACATTATCTTAGTCTGCTCGGCGCCAAACTTGATGTTGAACAACCAATCGGCAACTTGAGTGTTGGGCGTCAGCAAATGGTTGAAATCGCTAAGTCACTCATGACCGATGCCAAAATTATCATCATGGATGAACCGACTGCAGCCTTGACCGAAACGGAAATTGACCAGCTTTTCGGGGTGGTGCGGCGGCTCAAGGAAAAAGGCGTGGGCTTTATCTATATCTCACACCGGATGGAAGAAATTTTTGAAATTGCTGACAAAGTTACCGTGATGCGTGATGGTCTGTCAATCACCGAATACGCCACCAAAGATGTCACCATGAAACAACTAGTCAAGGACATGGTTGGTCGCGAGATTGACGATTTTTATCCGGATCGTACGCCTGATCACGGGCCAGTGGCGATGGAAGTCAAAGGCTTGACCGAAAATGGCGTGTTCAAGGATGTCAGCTTTACGGTGCATCAAGGTGAAATTCTTGGTTTTTCAGGATTGATGGGCGCGGGTCGAACGGAGATCATGCGGGCAATTTTCGGCATTGATAAATACCAGTCTGGTGAAATTTTATTAGACGGCAAGCCGGTCAAAATTCGCGATCCGCAAGATGCTATTCGCCATAACATCGGCTTTTTAACCGAAAATCGGAAAGATGAAGGGCTTATTCTAGAAGATTCGTTGCATGACAATATCGTTTTGCCTTCAATTGATGGCTTCGTCAAACATGGCTTAGTGGATGATAAGGCAACAGATGAATTTGTTCGGATGTTAATGAAAAGGCTTACAGTCAAGGCGATGGGACCGGATGTCTCCGCAGGCAGTCTTAGCGGCGGCAATCAGCAAAAAGTCGTTTTGGCTAAATGGATCGGTTCCGGCTCAAAAGTGTTGATTCTCGATGAACCAACGCGTGGTGTGGATGTCGGGGCAAAACGCGAAATTTATGACTTGATGAATGAACTAACCGATCGGCACGTGGCGATCATCATGATCTCCAGCGACTTGCCGGAAGTATTGGGCATGAGTGATCGCATTGCTGTTGTGTATGAAGGCAAAATCACTGGCATTTTAGATGGAAAAACCGCGACGCAAGAGTCGATCATGACACTGGCAACAGGGGGAGTGGAAGAGCATGCAGGAGCAATCTAA
- a CDS encoding ABC transporter permease subunit, giving the protein MQEQSKAKTSSKIDVKKIFSRLGPLLALVVLVILVTIMSPTFVSPANLLNLLRQVSINAVIAFGMTFVILTGGIDLSVGSILALSGAVTASMLASGFAAPLALLAGLVLGAIFGLLNGILIAYGKAAPFIATLATMTIFRGATYVFTNGNPITGAKMNSSFLFQFMGRGYLFGIPFPIIIMLVAYGVLFVLLHKTSFGRKTYALGGNETAARIAGVRTKMVTMLIYTISGLMAAIAGIILTSRLSSAQPDAGTSYEMDAIAAVVLGGTSLAGGKGRIFGTLIGALIIGTLNNGMNLLGISSFYQQIVKGIVILIAVLLDRRSSNNG; this is encoded by the coding sequence ATGCAGGAGCAATCTAAAGCAAAAACAAGTAGCAAAATTGATGTGAAGAAAATATTTAGTCGGCTAGGACCGTTATTGGCACTGGTGGTATTGGTCATTCTCGTGACGATCATGAGTCCCACCTTTGTATCACCGGCTAACCTATTAAACCTGTTACGGCAAGTCTCGATTAACGCAGTGATTGCCTTCGGGATGACCTTCGTGATTTTGACCGGCGGCATTGACTTGTCTGTCGGTTCAATCTTGGCTTTATCAGGGGCAGTCACAGCGTCCATGCTTGCCAGCGGTTTTGCGGCCCCGCTTGCGTTACTGGCAGGCCTCGTCCTCGGCGCCATTTTCGGCTTGCTGAATGGTATCCTGATCGCTTATGGGAAAGCCGCGCCATTTATTGCGACCTTGGCGACCATGACCATTTTCCGTGGGGCCACGTATGTGTTCACCAACGGGAATCCCATCACTGGCGCGAAAATGAACAGCAGTTTCTTATTCCAGTTCATGGGCCGCGGGTATCTGTTTGGCATTCCATTCCCGATTATCATCATGCTCGTGGCTTACGGTGTGCTATTCGTCCTGCTACACAAGACCTCTTTTGGTCGGAAAACCTATGCCTTGGGTGGCAATGAAACGGCTGCCCGGATCGCTGGGGTACGCACCAAAATGGTCACCATGCTGATTTACACGATTTCTGGGTTAATGGCTGCTATTGCCGGTATCATCCTGACATCACGGTTAAGCTCCGCGCAACCAGATGCCGGGACATCCTACGAAATGGATGCCATCGCCGCTGTCGTCCTTGGCGGCACATCGCTGGCCGGAGGCAAAGGCCGCATTTTCGGCACGCTGATTGGTGCGTTGATCATCGGCACACTGAACAACGGGATGAACTTACTGGGCATTTCTAGTTTCTACCAGCAGATTGTCAAAGGGATCGTGATCTTGATTGCGGTTCTGCTCGATCGCCGGTCTTCTAATAATGGGTAA
- a CDS encoding D-ribose ABC transporter substrate-binding protein, translating into MKQSLKRFLMVAVVATAALFTLTACGGTGLSSKSDSNTKVTKKAPKDLKVGVSLSTLSNPFFVSVRNGIQDLAKKNKTNVQVSDAQNDTAKQNSNIEDLIQKKVDVLIINPVDSSAITPAVKDANDAGIPVITVDRSSDGGKVLTLVASNSTKGGQMAAKYMIEKLGKDAKIAELQGIPGASATRERGKGFDGAAKGKLDIVSKQTAGFDRAKGLTVTENILQGNGDIVGIFSQNDEMALGAVQAVKAAGKKITIVGFDGEADGIKAVKAGDMAATVAQKPEEMGRLALQAAYDHFNGKTVKKNVESPLSLVTTEDANK; encoded by the coding sequence ATGAAACAATCACTCAAACGCTTTTTAATGGTCGCTGTTGTTGCGACGGCAGCTTTATTCACCTTAACCGCATGCGGCGGCACAGGACTCAGCTCCAAATCGGACAGCAACACAAAAGTGACCAAGAAAGCGCCCAAAGATCTGAAAGTTGGCGTCTCACTTTCAACGCTGTCCAATCCATTCTTCGTTTCTGTTCGTAATGGGATCCAAGATTTAGCCAAAAAGAACAAAACCAATGTTCAAGTTTCCGATGCTCAAAATGATACCGCTAAGCAAAACAGTAACATTGAAGATTTAATTCAAAAGAAGGTTGATGTGCTGATCATCAACCCAGTTGACTCAAGTGCCATTACACCAGCCGTTAAAGATGCCAATGATGCCGGCATCCCGGTGATCACCGTTGATCGGTCGAGTGACGGCGGTAAAGTTTTGACCTTAGTCGCTTCTAACTCCACAAAAGGTGGCCAAATGGCGGCTAAGTATATGATCGAAAAACTTGGTAAAGACGCTAAAATTGCTGAATTGCAAGGCATTCCAGGTGCATCCGCAACCCGTGAACGTGGTAAAGGGTTCGATGGCGCTGCTAAAGGCAAACTCGATATCGTGTCCAAGCAAACAGCCGGCTTCGACCGCGCTAAAGGGCTGACCGTTACCGAAAATATTTTGCAGGGTAATGGTGACATTGTCGGTATCTTCTCGCAAAATGATGAAATGGCATTAGGGGCGGTTCAAGCAGTCAAAGCCGCTGGTAAAAAGATCACCATTGTCGGGTTCGATGGCGAAGCGGACGGGATTAAAGCCGTTAAGGCCGGCGACATGGCTGCAACGGTTGCCCAGAAGCCAGAAGAAATGGGCCGATTGGCTTTACAAGCAGCCTATGATCATTTCAACGGTAAAACGGTGAAGAAGAACGTTGAATCACCATTGTCACTTGTGACAACCGAGGATGCGAACAAGTAA
- the rbsK gene encoding ribokinase, which translates to MPNHVVVIGSINVDSILHIQRLPQPGETIKMDTFSQAAGGKGANQAVAAARSGAKTSFIGRVGDDANAAFMRGELVKNQIDTQYVATTVGTQTGQAYILLQASGQNSIIIQHGANFEVTPADVQRAADLIQSADFVVAEFETPVDATAEAFKIAKAAGKMTILNPAPAQKDLPAALLKNVDLIAPNETESELITGIPVVDEDSMRASAAYYHELGIRGVIITLGSKGSFISLDGEATIVPAFKVKAVDTTAAGDTFIGALASVLQTDLKNIVTAATYASMASSFTVQKLGAFPSIPMGDEVRAALAKIK; encoded by the coding sequence ATGCCTAATCATGTTGTTGTCATCGGCAGTATCAATGTGGATAGCATCTTGCACATTCAACGGTTGCCACAACCGGGAGAAACGATCAAAATGGACACCTTTTCACAAGCGGCTGGCGGTAAAGGTGCGAATCAAGCAGTTGCGGCTGCGCGTTCGGGGGCCAAAACCAGTTTTATTGGCCGAGTTGGTGACGATGCCAACGCTGCCTTCATGCGCGGTGAACTTGTCAAGAACCAAATCGACACCCAATATGTGGCGACAACGGTTGGCACGCAAACCGGTCAGGCTTACATTTTGCTGCAAGCCTCTGGCCAAAATTCCATTATCATCCAGCATGGCGCTAATTTTGAGGTGACACCAGCAGATGTGCAACGAGCAGCCGACTTGATTCAGTCTGCCGACTTTGTGGTCGCGGAATTTGAAACACCGGTGGATGCGACGGCAGAGGCCTTCAAAATTGCCAAAGCCGCTGGGAAGATGACCATCTTAAACCCAGCGCCAGCACAGAAGGATTTGCCAGCAGCCTTGCTGAAAAATGTGGATCTCATCGCACCGAACGAAACCGAAAGCGAGCTGATCACCGGCATTCCGGTGGTAGATGAAGACAGCATGCGGGCTTCGGCAGCTTATTATCATGAATTAGGCATTCGCGGGGTGATCATCACTTTAGGATCAAAAGGCTCCTTCATCTCGCTGGATGGCGAAGCAACCATCGTGCCAGCCTTTAAAGTCAAGGCTGTCGACACCACCGCCGCGGGCGACACGTTCATTGGTGCCTTGGCAAGCGTCTTGCAGACAGACCTCAAGAACATTGTCACCGCTGCGACCTACGCCAGCATGGCAAGTTCTTTCACGGTTCAGAAACTTGGCGCCTTCCCGTCCATTCCGATGGGGGATGAGGTGCGGGCGGCGTTAGCGAAAATCAAGTGA
- a CDS encoding penicillin-binding transpeptidase domain-containing protein produces MKKSTLTIIGGVAAAIVIIAGGFGLYHWYQGKTEADAVQATAQTYTQAFAKRQYDKAVKQVDTSHLTGPGWHYTAKTLAARNQAVFDRVGASDIKITNVKTKKYDSKTYELTFTANMNTKIGKLSAQHYEAPIVKVGDNWRIQWSPRLLFPSMDGQDTVQIDLIAATRGQIYDRNNQLLAKNGDVTQAGLVPGKLGTGADRTANLEKIAAVWDVKVTSLETLLKQSWVTDDTFVPVKIVTDSPVMTGAAYQTIGSRTYPLGEAAAQLIGYVGTATADDIRKDPTLTANSKIGKTGLEQIYDKQLRGTDGGQISIQNGDNIHPLLTKKAVNGKSLKLTIDANQQKTAYTQLAGKAGSVVTMNPTNGELLTLASSPSYDPNAFVNGISQTDYDKYANNTSLPFLSRFAQRYAPGSTFKMLTAAIALQNKTITPDTTKSISGLKWQKDSSWGDYKVTRTVDADSENMTQALVNSDNIWFAQVALKMGASAYLKGLAPLFKTQADLPLTMKKAQISNSGKLASETLLADTAYGQGQLLLSPIEQAAMYSTIANGGTMQQPTLIQGTKGKRTSSVLQANAANTVKTALTHVVSDQAGTAHNLAIDGHTIAAKTGTAELKQKQDTDGKENGFLVAMDADKNTYLTVALIEGTGSDDVVTAMKPYVASLY; encoded by the coding sequence GTATCAAGGCAAAACCGAAGCTGACGCGGTTCAGGCCACTGCGCAAACTTATACGCAGGCGTTTGCTAAGCGCCAATATGACAAAGCAGTTAAACAAGTTGATACCAGCCACTTGACTGGACCTGGTTGGCATTATACGGCCAAAACTTTAGCGGCGCGCAATCAGGCGGTTTTTGATCGGGTTGGCGCCAGTGATATCAAGATTACTAACGTGAAAACCAAGAAGTACGACAGCAAAACCTACGAGCTGACGTTTACGGCCAACATGAACACCAAAATCGGCAAGCTGAGTGCGCAACACTACGAAGCGCCGATTGTTAAAGTCGGCGATAACTGGCGAATACAGTGGTCGCCACGTCTGCTTTTCCCGTCAATGGATGGCCAAGACACGGTGCAGATTGACCTGATTGCGGCCACCCGTGGCCAGATTTATGACCGCAATAACCAGTTGCTGGCAAAAAATGGCGATGTGACCCAAGCTGGGCTGGTTCCCGGTAAGCTCGGAACCGGTGCCGATCGCACAGCCAACTTAGAGAAAATTGCTGCTGTGTGGGACGTCAAGGTCACTAGTCTTGAAACCTTGTTAAAGCAATCTTGGGTCACAGATGATACCTTCGTGCCTGTCAAAATCGTCACTGATTCACCAGTCATGACGGGCGCGGCCTATCAGACGATCGGCTCGCGCACCTATCCCCTTGGCGAAGCCGCGGCCCAGCTCATTGGCTACGTCGGTACCGCGACGGCTGATGACATTCGCAAAGATCCGACGCTAACAGCTAATAGCAAAATTGGCAAAACTGGGTTGGAACAAATTTACGACAAACAACTGCGCGGCACAGACGGTGGTCAGATTTCAATTCAAAACGGCGACAACATTCACCCGCTTTTAACTAAAAAAGCCGTTAATGGTAAAAGCCTGAAGCTAACCATTGATGCCAACCAGCAAAAGACGGCCTACACCCAACTTGCTGGCAAGGCTGGTAGTGTTGTGACGATGAATCCGACCAATGGCGAACTACTGACTTTAGCAAGCTCGCCAAGTTATGATCCAAACGCCTTTGTCAACGGGATCAGCCAGACGGACTATGATAAGTATGCCAACAACACCTCGTTACCATTCCTCAGCCGTTTCGCGCAACGCTATGCTCCCGGTTCAACATTTAAGATGCTGACGGCAGCGATTGCCCTTCAGAATAAGACGATCACCCCGGACACCACCAAGTCCATCTCCGGTCTCAAGTGGCAAAAAGACAGCTCCTGGGGTGACTACAAGGTAACACGCACAGTCGATGCCGACTCTGAAAACATGACGCAGGCTTTGGTCAATTCCGATAACATCTGGTTCGCCCAAGTAGCACTGAAAATGGGCGCCTCCGCTTACCTCAAAGGCCTCGCACCGCTTTTCAAAACCCAGGCCGACTTACCGCTGACCATGAAAAAAGCCCAGATTTCAAACTCTGGTAAGCTCGCTTCCGAAACCCTTTTGGCCGATACCGCCTATGGTCAAGGGCAGCTCCTCTTGTCACCAATTGAACAAGCCGCGATGTACAGCACGATTGCCAATGGCGGCACCATGCAGCAACCGACCCTCATTCAAGGCACGAAAGGCAAACGAACCAGCAGTGTCTTGCAGGCCAACGCAGCTAATACGGTTAAAACGGCGCTAACCCACGTGGTTTCTGATCAAGCCGGAACCGCCCACAATCTCGCAATTGACGGCCACACCATTGCTGCCAAAACCGGCACGGCCGAACTTAAGCAAAAGCAAGACACTGACGGCAAAGAAAATGGCTTTTTAGTCGCCATGGATGCTGATAAGAACACCTATCTCACGGTAGCTCTGATTGAAGGTACCGGCAGCGACGATGTGGTGACAGCGATGAAGCCTTATGTTGCTAGTCTTTATTAG